The Fulvivirga ligni genome window below encodes:
- the infC gene encoding translation initiation factor IF-3 — translation MNSKIHASRVRVVGDNVKVDVYPIEQALKMAKEQSLDLVEISPTADPPVCKIIDYSKFKYEQKKKQKEIKAKAQKTVVKEIRFGPNTEEHDFNFKLNHAQKFLKEGAKVKAYVHFVGRTIVFKERGEILLLKFAQALEEYGKVEQLPKLEGKRMTMFIAAKAGKK, via the coding sequence GTGAACTCGAAAATCCATGCTTCTCGTGTAAGGGTAGTAGGAGATAACGTAAAGGTGGATGTATATCCAATAGAACAGGCATTAAAAATGGCCAAAGAGCAAAGCCTGGATTTAGTGGAGATATCACCAACGGCCGACCCTCCGGTTTGTAAAATTATCGACTACTCAAAATTCAAATACGAGCAGAAGAAAAAACAGAAAGAAATAAAGGCTAAAGCGCAGAAAACCGTAGTTAAGGAAATACGTTTTGGTCCTAATACTGAAGAGCATGACTTTAACTTTAAGCTGAACCATGCTCAGAAATTCTTAAAAGAAGGTGCGAAAGTAAAAGCTTACGTACACTTTGTGGGAAGAACAATTGTATTTAAAGAAAGAGGAGAAATCCTATTGTTGAAGTTTGCTCAGGCTCTTGAAGAGTACGGTAAAGTGGAGCAATTACCTAAATTAGAAGGTAAGAGAATGACAATGTTCATTGCTGCAAAGGCAGGGAAAAAATAA
- the rpmI gene encoding 50S ribosomal protein L35, with product MPKVKVKSGAKKRFKLTGTGKIKRKHAFKSHILTKKETKQKRSLTKMGLVHKSDENNVKAMLNI from the coding sequence ATGCCAAAAGTAAAAGTTAAATCAGGAGCGAAGAAGAGATTCAAGCTTACAGGTACTGGCAAAATTAAAAGAAAGCACGCTTTCAAAAGCCATATCTTAACTAAGAAGGAAACTAAGCAGAAGAGAAGTTTGACTAAAATGGGTCTTGTACACAAGTCAGATGAGAACAATGTTAAAGCAATGCTTAACATTTAA
- the rplT gene encoding 50S ribosomal protein L20, translating into MPRSVNHVASKARRKKILKAAKGYFGRRKNVWTVAKNAVEKGWTYAYRDRKAKKRDFRKLWIQRINAGARLHGMSYSQFMGAIKKANIDLNRKVLADLAMNHPEAFEAIVNKVK; encoded by the coding sequence ATGCCAAGATCAGTAAATCACGTTGCCTCTAAGGCGAGAAGAAAAAAAATACTTAAAGCTGCCAAAGGTTATTTTGGTAGAAGAAAAAATGTTTGGACAGTAGCTAAAAATGCTGTTGAAAAAGGTTGGACTTACGCTTACCGCGATAGAAAAGCTAAAAAGAGAGATTTCAGAAAACTTTGGATTCAAAGAATTAATGCTGGTGCAAGACTGCACGGTATGTCTTACTCTCAGTTTATGGGTGCTATTAAAAAAGCAAACATCGATCTTAACAGAAAGGTGTTAGCTGATTTAGCAATGAACCACCCTGAGGCTTTCGAAGCTATCGTAAACAAAGTAAAATAA
- a CDS encoding PorP/SprF family type IX secretion system membrane protein yields the protein MINFKKSLVFFLLISFITLETMAQEATYSMFHYTPFFTNPGQIGTEQDVRAMLNYRNQNVEAGDNFSASSLSLYYPLLIGNHRLVLAGSFVNDKASDFLNTNGGMLGVAYSIQVSSGSALSLGIQGGYFSRKTDGNFTTDDQFDNGVFDPNISSPDGVLNQTTSYPTLSGGIHYMVKDDVAREKAFIGAAIFNAIEPNISLVEDEKDKLPLSLKATAGYRVYQGDKFSVLPNIRWISQASNNYFNLGSRFGYALEQSEEGQKKIELGLWYNTNDLTVFSIAYEQPNITIGLSYDLPISTELSAGQNGIFELAFVLRLKKKQRGNYSKAPENPQENTITEDVDEAEKVEESQEMEMEQMEETEEAEEEMEEAEAPIMEERSSTPSRPLTPDEVLTPEEKKIMAQTVRFELNSDNLDKESKAFLDKVYSIVQKYPQFDITLTGHTCNLGEESYNHDLSVKRAEIVREYLSDRGVDKERIKTIGKGEISPIASNDTETGKRTNRRVEFELALE from the coding sequence ATGATCAATTTTAAAAAGTCATTGGTGTTTTTTCTATTAATATCATTTATCACATTAGAAACCATGGCGCAAGAAGCCACTTACTCCATGTTTCATTACACACCATTTTTCACTAACCCTGGCCAGATAGGAACAGAACAGGATGTGAGGGCCATGCTCAACTACCGCAACCAAAATGTAGAGGCGGGTGATAACTTTAGTGCTTCATCTTTATCACTTTATTACCCCTTACTTATCGGAAATCATAGATTGGTGCTGGCTGGCAGCTTTGTAAACGATAAAGCCTCCGACTTCCTAAATACCAATGGTGGAATGTTGGGCGTTGCTTATAGCATCCAGGTTTCATCCGGCTCAGCTCTAAGCCTAGGTATTCAAGGAGGATATTTCAGTAGAAAAACGGATGGTAATTTCACCACAGATGATCAGTTTGACAATGGCGTGTTTGATCCTAACATATCATCTCCAGATGGTGTGCTCAACCAGACCACCTCCTACCCTACCCTCAGCGGTGGCATTCACTACATGGTGAAGGATGATGTGGCAAGAGAAAAAGCTTTTATTGGTGCTGCCATATTTAACGCCATCGAACCGAATATTTCGCTGGTCGAAGATGAGAAAGATAAGCTACCTCTGAGCCTAAAAGCAACAGCCGGTTACAGAGTATATCAAGGAGATAAATTCTCTGTTCTTCCTAACATACGATGGATCAGCCAGGCCAGCAATAATTATTTCAACCTGGGATCTAGGTTTGGATATGCGCTAGAACAGTCTGAAGAGGGACAAAAGAAAATAGAACTAGGCCTTTGGTATAATACAAATGACCTCACTGTTTTCTCCATCGCTTATGAACAGCCAAACATCACCATCGGCCTGTCTTATGATTTACCTATAAGTACTGAACTCAGTGCAGGCCAGAACGGCATTTTTGAACTTGCATTTGTCTTAAGACTTAAAAAGAAGCAACGAGGTAACTACTCCAAAGCTCCTGAAAATCCTCAGGAAAATACTATAACTGAAGATGTTGACGAAGCAGAAAAGGTTGAAGAATCACAAGAGATGGAAATGGAGCAAATGGAAGAAACCGAAGAGGCCGAGGAAGAAATGGAAGAGGCCGAAGCTCCTATAATGGAGGAAAGATCTTCAACACCCAGCAGGCCATTAACACCTGATGAAGTGCTCACTCCTGAAGAGAAAAAGATTATGGCTCAAACGGTAAGATTTGAACTCAATTCAGACAATCTTGATAAAGAGTCTAAAGCCTTTCTGGACAAAGTATATTCTATAGTTCAGAAATACCCTCAATTTGACATCACACTTACAGGACATACCTGTAACCTTGGAGAAGAATCCTACAACCACGATCTGTCCGTAAAAAGAGCAGAAATTGTAAGAGAATACCTGTCAGACAGAGGTGTAGACAAAGAACGCATTAAAACCATAGGAAAAGGAGAAATATCACCTATCGCCAGTAATGATACTGAAACAGGCAAACGAACAAATAGACGCGTAGAGTTTGAGCTAGCGTTAGAATAA
- a CDS encoding Calx-beta domain-containing protein, with translation MKRTFTGLSILLLLLCGSQVRAQLATGDIAIIGYNSDIIPDEMTIVTLADIPSGEIIYITDLGWDGSAFTTAGLVEGAITWTTTTTVPAGTVMSYTITGGSPAVITGDITAYGTVTTVGWSGSNSAVTSGGDNWFVYQGSDYLTPTNWIFGWANWSTSSGTNPGEWSTNATISSTTSHLPSGLTLGVTAIGLTTLTYHADNMVYEGTRTGSKSSLLAAITNNPNWAGDEATPYDISAGGTKFPGSNPIFTLISANTPPTASSFSTSTGPYENLSYTFSTADFSYNDSDGDPLDHVLIESLPVAGTLYVDADNDDTYDGGEEVNISDMVSKADLDAGNLQYIQNGSTSTTFQFEVNDGTDNSTGNYVATLNVVPIPSVTLSITPSSRVESNTTANTVTATLSNAYGANTTVNLAFSGTATNVVDYTLSGASISILAGATTGNISLTNVPDALYETNETVDIDISGVTNGIESGTQQETFTIIDDDSPPLASLLLRNIYNPIADESGGIAYIVGVIDTPSATTVTIPLSFSGTATGGGTDYAITSSSIVISVGETMDSIRITSQLDGFEEGDETIIVDMNTPTNATEDGSQQVTVTITDEDATPPSGYTVSIDQSSINLSNESAVSFTFAGAELGATYNYTFSSSGGGANVTLSGTIVTATDQITGIDLSGLGDGTITLSVTLTDTFGSTGLAATDTKTKDTTAPSGYTVSIDQAFINSSNVNATSFTFAGGEVGATYNYTFSSSGGGANVTGSGTLTTATDQITGIDLSGLGDVIITLTVTLTDVNSNTGSAATDTKTKDTTAPSGYTVSIDQSPINNSNEGSVSFTFAGAEVGATYNYTFSSSGGGSNITGSGTIVTATDQITGIDLSGLGDGTITLSVTLTDIAGNTGSAATDTELKDTSAPTGYSVSIDQISINSTNETAISFTFGGAEIGTTYNYTFSSNGGGTNVTGSGIIVTATDQITGIDLSGLGDGNITLSVTLTDGNGNIGPAATHSEIKDTTAPTGYSVTIDQTAINSTNDNNISFTFAGGEINSGYNYTFTSSGGGTPVTGTGNIFSTNAQITGIDLSGLADGTVTLSVTLTDVFGNEGSATTDTKNKDTGPPGGYSVSIDLLGEFIINGLNVNIIEFIGTDLEPGTTLNYSFTSDGGGTPVSGTETVTSASQQFDNGGAGYDLSGLSDGTVTLTISLTDGVGNTGPNATDSETKDAGPPTGYSVAWDDALISATEATSTSFTLSSAEIGTTANYSISSSGDGNTATVTGSASITTSTQSISVDVSSLTDGTLTVQVSLTDTGGNTGSNAIDNTAVLDQTAPSGYSVSIDQLIINYTNESAVSFTFASAEVGASYSYTFSSDGGGSNVTGSGTVSGVGEQITAIDLSSLADGNISLSVTLTDPAGNAGTAATDNASKDTSIPTFNSVDDGGGDNSYTSGEGLTIVVDLGESGLNVVADLSVINSGFSSTATFTDNGDGTYTITIADVDAGGNLIENPSTSVPITVTDGAGNQAMDNSLTLNLDKTPPSGYTVSIDQGLIDQSNHQALSFQISGAETADFEYSISSSGGGTPVTASGSISSSTHAVGPVDVSGLPDGVLTVTVTLTDEAGNTGSPADDVVDKEAALISFTTSNSEGQESATTPSIQVDLSVTSVNSITIDYTVSGTATGDGVDYTLANGTLNIPAGSSSGTIDITVVNDALEEDDETIIITLSNPSNAALGSTTEHTYTIVDDDQKLTQIITFAPISDKRVGADPVVLEATGGASGEPITFSMTTSPASGVATLSNGIITILGVGTVTVTASQAGNDFYEAAADVSQTFNIQAGDLFLPTLFSPNNDGTNDRFIIRGGADIQEITCSIFDREGNEVFNSSDMNSLMQQGWDGTSNGKEQPQGAYVWVIKGTFSDGSALTINGKNTGVIRLAR, from the coding sequence ATGAAAAGAACGTTTACAGGTTTGTCTATTTTATTACTATTGCTGTGTGGCTCACAGGTAAGGGCACAATTAGCCACAGGTGACATCGCTATTATAGGGTACAATTCTGATATCATCCCAGATGAAATGACTATAGTGACCCTCGCGGACATACCCAGTGGGGAAATTATTTATATCACTGATCTAGGTTGGGATGGCTCAGCATTCACCACGGCAGGTTTGGTTGAAGGAGCCATCACTTGGACCACCACTACAACTGTTCCTGCGGGTACGGTGATGAGTTATACCATAACTGGCGGATCACCCGCCGTAATTACTGGAGACATTACAGCCTACGGAACAGTGACAACGGTGGGATGGAGCGGTTCTAATTCCGCAGTAACAAGCGGTGGTGATAATTGGTTTGTTTATCAGGGCTCGGATTACCTTACACCTACCAACTGGATTTTTGGTTGGGCCAACTGGTCTACTTCCTCAGGCACTAATCCCGGAGAGTGGTCAACCAATGCAACAATTTCTTCTACCACATCGCACCTTCCATCAGGCCTTACTTTAGGAGTAACAGCCATTGGTCTCACTACGCTCACTTATCATGCTGACAACATGGTATATGAGGGCACCAGAACCGGCAGTAAAAGTTCTTTACTGGCCGCAATTACAAACAATCCGAATTGGGCAGGTGATGAAGCCACCCCCTATGATATTTCAGCAGGAGGCACCAAATTCCCTGGCTCAAACCCCATTTTCACTTTAATATCAGCTAACACCCCTCCTACGGCCTCCAGTTTTTCTACTTCAACCGGTCCTTATGAAAACTTAAGTTACACTTTTAGTACTGCGGACTTTAGCTATAATGACAGCGATGGAGATCCTTTGGATCATGTACTCATTGAAAGCCTACCTGTAGCGGGAACCCTGTATGTAGATGCTGATAATGACGACACTTATGATGGTGGTGAAGAGGTAAATATCAGTGATATGGTGAGCAAGGCTGATCTGGATGCTGGAAATCTTCAATATATACAAAACGGTAGTACAAGCACCACCTTTCAATTTGAAGTGAATGATGGAACTGATAACAGCACGGGAAACTATGTAGCTACACTCAATGTAGTCCCTATACCGTCGGTCACATTATCCATCACTCCATCCTCAAGAGTGGAGTCAAATACAACAGCAAATACAGTTACAGCCACACTCTCCAACGCCTATGGAGCTAACACCACTGTAAATCTGGCTTTTTCAGGTACGGCAACCAATGTAGTCGATTACACCCTGAGTGGAGCATCAATATCAATATTGGCAGGAGCTACTACCGGAAATATTAGCCTTACCAATGTACCCGATGCCCTTTACGAAACTAATGAAACGGTAGATATAGATATATCTGGTGTAACTAACGGAATAGAAAGCGGCACTCAGCAAGAAACATTTACCATCATAGATGATGACTCTCCTCCCCTGGCTTCTTTACTATTAAGAAATATTTATAATCCCATAGCCGACGAGAGTGGAGGTATTGCTTATATCGTCGGCGTGATCGATACTCCTTCTGCCACTACCGTAACTATTCCATTAAGCTTTTCAGGCACAGCTACAGGTGGAGGAACAGATTATGCCATAACAAGTAGCTCAATTGTAATATCTGTGGGTGAAACAATGGATAGTATTAGAATAACCTCTCAATTAGATGGTTTTGAGGAAGGTGATGAAACTATTATAGTTGACATGAATACCCCTACAAATGCTACTGAAGATGGCTCGCAACAGGTTACTGTAACTATAACAGATGAAGATGCAACCCCTCCGAGCGGTTATACTGTAAGTATTGATCAAAGTTCTATTAATCTGTCCAATGAATCAGCTGTGAGTTTTACGTTTGCTGGCGCAGAACTAGGTGCTACTTATAACTACACCTTCAGCAGCTCCGGCGGTGGCGCTAATGTCACGTTGTCGGGCACCATAGTTACTGCCACCGATCAGATAACCGGAATAGATCTCAGCGGCCTGGGCGATGGTACAATAACCCTATCAGTAACACTAACAGACACCTTTGGAAGCACAGGACTCGCCGCTACCGACACGAAGACAAAAGACACCACAGCTCCTTCTGGCTACACAGTTTCAATAGATCAAGCATTTATAAATTCATCTAATGTGAATGCCACCAGCTTCACATTTGCCGGTGGTGAAGTGGGAGCTACTTATAATTATACCTTCAGCAGTTCTGGAGGCGGTGCTAATGTTACAGGGTCAGGCACCTTGACGACAGCTACAGACCAAATCACAGGTATAGATCTTAGTGGATTGGGTGATGTTATAATAACGCTAACTGTAACATTGACTGATGTCAATAGTAATACTGGTTCAGCAGCTACAGATACTAAAACTAAAGATACCACAGCTCCTTCTGGATACACTGTTTCTATAGACCAAAGTCCAATAAACAACAGTAATGAAGGTAGTGTGAGCTTTACCTTCGCAGGTGCAGAAGTTGGTGCTACTTACAATTATACTTTTAGCAGCTCAGGGGGCGGCAGCAATATTACAGGATCAGGCACTATAGTTACAGCAACAGATCAGATTACAGGCATAGACCTTAGCGGCCTTGGAGATGGCACTATCACTCTATCGGTCACGTTAACTGATATTGCAGGCAATACCGGCAGTGCTGCTACCGACACGGAACTGAAAGACACATCAGCACCAACTGGATATTCGGTTTCTATTGATCAAATATCGATTAACTCTACCAATGAAACAGCTATTAGTTTCACTTTCGGAGGCGCTGAAATAGGCACCACATACAACTACACTTTCAGCAGTAATGGTGGTGGCACCAATGTTACAGGATCCGGAATCATAGTAACAGCAACAGACCAAATCACAGGCATAGATCTGAGTGGATTAGGAGATGGAAACATCACCTTATCTGTGACACTTACTGATGGCAATGGAAATATTGGACCAGCAGCCACTCATTCTGAAATTAAGGATACAACAGCTCCTACCGGATATTCTGTTACAATAGATCAGACCGCGATCAACAGCACTAATGACAATAACATTAGTTTTACTTTTGCTGGAGGAGAAATCAATAGCGGGTATAATTATACTTTCACCAGCTCTGGTGGCGGCACACCTGTTACTGGCACAGGCAATATTTTCAGCACTAATGCCCAGATCACAGGCATTGATCTCAGTGGCCTGGCAGATGGCACAGTTACACTTTCTGTAACATTAACTGATGTATTCGGAAATGAAGGATCAGCAACTACAGATACAAAGAACAAAGACACAGGACCTCCCGGTGGATATTCAGTAAGCATTGACTTATTAGGAGAGTTCATTATAAATGGACTCAATGTAAACATCATTGAATTCATCGGAACAGACTTAGAACCAGGCACCACACTAAATTATTCATTCACTAGCGACGGTGGGGGCACACCAGTAAGTGGCACTGAAACCGTAACATCAGCTTCACAACAGTTTGATAACGGTGGTGCCGGTTATGACTTAAGTGGCCTTTCAGATGGAACTGTTACTTTAACTATCTCATTAACAGACGGTGTGGGTAATACAGGACCAAATGCCACTGATAGCGAAACAAAAGATGCTGGACCTCCCACTGGATATTCTGTAGCCTGGGATGATGCCCTAATTAGTGCTACCGAAGCCACTTCAACCTCCTTCACTTTATCCAGCGCCGAAATAGGCACAACGGCGAACTACTCGATTTCAAGCTCAGGAGATGGCAACACCGCCACAGTTACCGGATCAGCTTCTATTACTACCAGCACGCAAAGTATATCGGTAGATGTTAGTTCATTAACAGATGGAACCCTAACAGTACAGGTTTCCCTCACTGACACCGGTGGCAATACTGGAAGCAATGCCATTGACAATACCGCTGTATTGGACCAAACCGCTCCTTCGGGGTACTCTGTATCCATTGATCAATTGATAATTAATTATACTAATGAGAGCGCAGTTAGTTTCACATTCGCATCTGCGGAAGTTGGAGCCTCCTACAGCTACACTTTCAGTAGTGATGGTGGAGGTTCTAATGTCACTGGCAGTGGAACGGTAAGTGGTGTAGGCGAACAAATAACAGCCATCGATCTATCTTCCTTAGCCGATGGAAATATTTCTTTATCTGTTACACTAACAGATCCTGCCGGAAACGCAGGAACAGCCGCCACTGATAACGCAAGTAAAGACACCAGCATTCCTACCTTTAACTCTGTAGATGATGGCGGCGGTGACAATTCTTACACTTCAGGAGAAGGCCTTACGATTGTAGTAGATCTGGGAGAATCTGGGCTTAACGTAGTAGCAGATCTATCAGTAATTAATTCAGGATTTAGCTCAACAGCCACCTTCACTGATAATGGTGATGGCACCTACACCATAACCATTGCTGATGTGGATGCTGGCGGCAACTTAATCGAAAATCCATCCACAAGTGTTCCTATCACTGTCACTGATGGAGCCGGAAATCAGGCTATGGATAATAGTTTGACTCTTAACCTGGATAAGACACCACCGTCTGGTTATACGGTTAGCATTGACCAGGGTCTCATTGATCAGAGCAATCACCAGGCACTAAGCTTTCAAATTAGCGGCGCTGAAACAGCAGATTTTGAATACTCCATTTCCAGCTCAGGTGGCGGCACACCGGTCACTGCGTCGGGAAGCATTTCCTCTTCTACACATGCTGTAGGGCCAGTTGATGTAAGCGGTTTACCTGACGGTGTACTCACCGTAACCGTTACGCTCACCGATGAGGCGGGTAACACGGGCAGCCCGGCAGATGATGTCGTGGATAAAGAGGCAGCTCTTATATCATTCACAACTTCCAACAGCGAAGGACAAGAGTCCGCCACCACACCAAGTATACAAGTAGATTTATCTGTAACCAGTGTAAATAGCATAACCATCGATTATACAGTTTCAGGCACAGCCACTGGTGACGGTGTTGACTATACGCTAGCCAATGGCACCCTAAACATACCAGCAGGCAGCAGCTCAGGAACCATTGACATAACCGTGGTAAACGATGCCTTAGAGGAAGATGATGAAACAATAATCATTACATTATCCAATCCCTCAAATGCAGCTTTGGGATCGACAACAGAGCACACCTACACCATTGTAGATGATGATCAGAAACTGACTCAGATTATAACCTTTGCTCCTATTTCTGATAAAAGGGTGGGTGCTGACCCTGTAGTTCTGGAAGCTACTGGCGGTGCATCGGGTGAGCCAATTACCTTTTCTATGACCACTTCCCCTGCCTCAGGGGTGGCCACACTTTCTAACGGCATCATCACGATTCTGGGCGTAGGCACCGTGACGGTTACTGCCAGCCAGGCTGGTAATGACTTTTACGAAGCAGCAGCAGACGTTTCTCAAACCTTCAACATACAAGCTGGAGACCTCTTCTTACCTACACTGTTTAGCCCTAATAATGATGGGACTAACGACCGTTTTATTATAAGAGGCGGAGCGGATATCCAAGAAATCACTTGCAGCATCTTCGATAGAGAAGGTAATGAGGTTTTTAACTCAAGTGATATGAACAGCCTGATGCAGCAAGGCTGGGATGGTACATCTAATGGTAAAGAGCAGCCGCAAGGAGCTTATGTGTGGGTAATCAAAGGAACATTCTCAGATGGATCAGCCCTGACCATAAATGGTAAAAATACAGGCGTAATAAGATTAGCAAGATAA
- a CDS encoding methionyl-tRNA formyltransferase, with the protein MQIILFTNSQWSLPLLVWLEESKMIKGVVLTNRSHQANFNIRHYAEHKEIPYLAISKTEQAVLHDWMKSLEPDLAICFTFPLTIQASILTIPTYGFVNIHFGKLPEDAGPDPLFWILRKQNKIVPICYHFMTDHIDSGPVIMMEQHTIYPGENYGLLGARLSQFVMMSMERLFEKVKTLAVDPLNKQLEKKLQPHKRPTQDDLTIDWFSNSSDEIEALVNAANPTYGGAISYLRGAMINILEVSPAQVNNGALITPGSVVHADQENGIFVLCSDYRFLRLNIIRTPECIISGGKLAALGLRNGEKFGLAKSTVNSPKILV; encoded by the coding sequence ATGCAAATTATATTATTCACAAATTCTCAATGGAGTTTACCTTTATTAGTTTGGCTTGAAGAAAGCAAGATGATAAAAGGAGTTGTACTAACCAACCGCTCACATCAAGCTAATTTCAATATCCGACATTATGCTGAACATAAGGAGATTCCTTACTTAGCAATTAGCAAAACCGAGCAAGCAGTATTGCACGATTGGATGAAATCGCTCGAACCTGACTTAGCTATTTGTTTCACCTTCCCCTTAACAATTCAGGCATCTATCTTAACCATTCCTACTTATGGTTTTGTAAATATCCATTTCGGTAAGCTACCAGAAGATGCTGGTCCTGACCCACTATTTTGGATTTTAAGAAAGCAGAACAAAATTGTCCCAATTTGCTATCATTTCATGACCGACCACATAGATAGTGGTCCTGTCATTATGATGGAACAGCATACTATCTACCCGGGAGAAAATTACGGATTACTAGGAGCCAGATTAAGTCAGTTTGTAATGATGTCTATGGAGAGGTTATTTGAAAAAGTTAAAACCTTAGCTGTAGACCCCCTAAACAAACAATTAGAAAAAAAACTTCAACCTCACAAACGACCAACCCAAGATGACCTTACTATTGATTGGTTTTCAAATAGTTCTGATGAAATAGAGGCATTGGTAAACGCAGCCAATCCTACCTATGGAGGAGCCATAAGCTATTTAAGAGGTGCTATGATTAATATTCTGGAGGTAAGTCCTGCACAGGTAAATAATGGAGCCTTAATCACACCTGGCAGTGTTGTACATGCCGACCAGGAAAATGGAATATTCGTTTTATGTTCAGACTATCGTTTTTTAAGATTGAACATTATCAGAACACCTGAATGCATCATTTCAGGTGGTAAACTTGCCGCTTTAGGATTAAGGAATGGTGAGAAATTTGGATTAGCAAAGAGCACAGTTAATTCTCCCAAAATTTTAGTTTAA
- a CDS encoding phage tail protein codes for MEGYLSEIRYWAPTWIPRNWAACGGQLLPINTNQPLFSLISTIYGGDGRTSFALPDLRGRVAIGPGEGNGLTSRIPGQASGQEYVYLTLPNLPQHNHLANTTLDTTGVIIARNAEGTTPTPASGMAPGKARDSNGDEVNLYTNSGTTIDAAATGAATTTIGNTGGSQDHNNMQPFLVVTPIICISGIYPSRS; via the coding sequence ATGGAAGGATACTTATCTGAAATAAGGTATTGGGCTCCCACCTGGATACCTCGAAATTGGGCCGCTTGTGGAGGACAATTATTACCTATAAACACCAATCAGCCATTATTTTCGCTTATTAGCACTATATACGGTGGAGATGGAAGAACTTCATTTGCCCTACCAGACCTGAGGGGAAGGGTAGCTATTGGACCGGGCGAAGGAAATGGACTAACTTCCAGAATTCCAGGCCAGGCCAGCGGACAGGAATATGTTTATCTAACGCTTCCAAATTTGCCGCAACATAACCACTTAGCAAACACAACACTAGATACTACTGGAGTAATCATTGCCAGAAATGCTGAAGGAACCACTCCTACGCCTGCCTCTGGCATGGCCCCAGGAAAGGCAAGAGATTCAAATGGTGATGAAGTAAATCTTTATACGAATTCAGGAACTACAATAGACGCTGCGGCCACAGGTGCTGCAACTACCACTATCGGTAACACAGGAGGAAGTCAGGATCACAATAATATGCAACCGTTTTTAGTCGTAACCCCGATAATTTGCATTAGTGGGATATATCCGTCGAGATCATAA
- a CDS encoding phage tail protein, translating into MDGTISEIRYFGPSWTPRNWLPCDGRLLSIAQFTAFFSLIGSIYGGDARTTFGLPDLRGRAIVGSGSGPGLTTRINGQGGGTETVTLNVLEMPVHNHAATTQLGGVSVPIAATGSGTVATPSPGYYPGVATDINADELKLYTNTGTTVTAQLTGNATTILGLTGSGQPHNNMQPWKCVTPIICYEGTYPTRS; encoded by the coding sequence ATGGACGGAACAATCTCAGAAATTCGATACTTCGGCCCCAGTTGGACTCCACGTAATTGGCTACCATGTGATGGTCGGCTCTTATCAATTGCTCAGTTCACCGCTTTCTTTTCGCTTATCGGTTCAATATATGGAGGCGATGCAAGAACTACTTTTGGCTTACCTGACTTAAGGGGTCGTGCGATCGTGGGTTCTGGAAGTGGACCAGGCCTTACTACCCGAATTAATGGACAAGGAGGAGGCACTGAAACTGTTACTCTTAATGTATTAGAAATGCCTGTCCACAATCATGCGGCAACAACTCAGCTAGGTGGTGTTAGTGTACCCATTGCTGCTACTGGATCGGGAACTGTTGCCACCCCTTCACCAGGTTATTACCCCGGAGTTGCTACTGACATCAACGCAGACGAATTAAAATTATACACTAACACTGGAACAACTGTAACCGCTCAACTCACTGGTAATGCTACGACCATCCTTGGACTGACCGGTAGCGGCCAACCACATAATAATATGCAACCCTGGAAATGTGTTACACCTATCATTTGCTATGAAGGAACATATCCTACCAGGTCATAA